Proteins co-encoded in one Ictalurus furcatus strain D&B chromosome 9, Billie_1.0, whole genome shotgun sequence genomic window:
- the fank1 gene encoding fibronectin type 3 and ankyrin repeat domains protein 1 isoform X2 — protein sequence MKKTSAFKTYKHYKESSMNPDSVIGDPVSPEVLVVEKVSHHNIELTWRTAQEDRSGPNENWTRFAVEQMDAKTNTYSTIYIGYGTHHIVEELEPCTLYRFRLRISRPNGECCLTPAVSASTSREPLYGKQLYQAVKRNDEEELSKVLQSGTVNVNICVELGLTPLMVAAQKGFSRMVHKLVEHGADIHMKNGSGKDALMMACFAGHLDIVKYLREFGATWQSRDMCGLTPLHWATDGEHLPVIDYMIQDGCELDVMDVSQWTPLMRVSVVTGNAAVASLLIQAGADVNVRDKHGKTPLMVAVLNNHEQLVKLLLDSGADRHVKNDFGSGLAEMAKAFGNQNIIDLLEGRKTL from the exons ATGAAGAAAACATCTGCTTTCAAAACGTATAAACACTATAAAGAATCTTCGATGAACCCAG ATTCTGTCATTGGAGACCCCGTGTCTCCTGAAGTACTTGTGGTTGAGAAGGTCAGTCATCATAATATTGAGCTGACCTGGAGAACGGCACAGGAGGACCGCAGCGGCCCTAATGAAAACTGGACCCGCTTTGCTGTGGAACAGATGGATGCCAAAACTAACACATATAGCACCatatatat AGGATACGGCACTCATCATATTGTGGAGGAATTAGAGCCGTGCACACTGTATCGGTTCAGACTGAGGATCAGCAGACCGAACGGGGAGTGCTGTCTCACCCCGGCTGTCTCAGCCTCTACGTCTA GGGAGCCACTGTATGGCAAACAACTGTACCAAGCTGTAAAGAGGAATGATGAAGAGGAGCTGAGCAAAGTGTTGCAGTCTGG GACAGTGAATGTGAATATTTGTGTCGAACTGGGACTCACACCTCTCATGGTGGCCGCCCAGAAAGGTTTTAGCAG GATGGTCCATAAACTGGTAGAGCACGGTGCTGATATTCACATGAAGAATGGCAGTGGTAAAGACGC CCTGATGATGGCCTGTTTTGCTGGGCATTTGGATATTGTGAAGTACCTGCGCGAGTTTGGGGCTACATGGCAGTCTCGGGACATGTGTGGCTTGACTCCTCTCCACTGGGCTACAGATGGGGAACATCTTCCTGTCATAGACTACATGATTCAGGATGGCTGTGAG CTGGATGTGATGGATGTGTCTCAGTGGACTCCTCTCATGAGAGTGTCAGTAGTGACCGGAAACGCCGCCGTGGCCTCACTTCTTATCCAGGCCGGAGCTGACGTCAATGTCCGAGACAAACACGGAAAGACACCACTTATG GTAGCTGTGCTAAACAATCATGAGCAGCTGGTGAAGCTCCTGCTGGATAGTGGCGCTGACCGGCATGTGAAAAATGAc TTTGGATCAGGTTTAGCAGAAATGGCCAAAGCTTTTGGAAATCAG AACATCATCGACTTGTTGGAGGGAAGGAAGACTCTTTAG
- the fank1 gene encoding fibronectin type 3 and ankyrin repeat domains protein 1 isoform X1 yields the protein MKKTSAFKTYKHYKESSMNPDSVIGDPVSPEVLVVEKVSHHNIELTWRTAQEDRSGPNENWTRFAVEQMDAKTNTYSTIYMVYPALCPMLPGIGSRFPVTLKRISGIEDGWMDGWMKQLKQGYGTHHIVEELEPCTLYRFRLRISRPNGECCLTPAVSASTSREPLYGKQLYQAVKRNDEEELSKVLQSGTVNVNICVELGLTPLMVAAQKGFSRMVHKLVEHGADIHMKNGSGKDALMMACFAGHLDIVKYLREFGATWQSRDMCGLTPLHWATDGEHLPVIDYMIQDGCELDVMDVSQWTPLMRVSVVTGNAAVASLLIQAGADVNVRDKHGKTPLMVAVLNNHEQLVKLLLDSGADRHVKNDFGSGLAEMAKAFGNQNIIDLLEGRKTL from the exons ATGAAGAAAACATCTGCTTTCAAAACGTATAAACACTATAAAGAATCTTCGATGAACCCAG ATTCTGTCATTGGAGACCCCGTGTCTCCTGAAGTACTTGTGGTTGAGAAGGTCAGTCATCATAATATTGAGCTGACCTGGAGAACGGCACAGGAGGACCGCAGCGGCCCTAATGAAAACTGGACCCGCTTTGCTGTGGAACAGATGGATGCCAAAACTAACACATATAGCACCatatatat ggtgtaccccgccttgtgcccgatgctccctgggataggctccaggttccccgtgaccctgaaaaggataagcggtatagaagatggatggatggatggatggatgaaacagTTAAAACA AGGATACGGCACTCATCATATTGTGGAGGAATTAGAGCCGTGCACACTGTATCGGTTCAGACTGAGGATCAGCAGACCGAACGGGGAGTGCTGTCTCACCCCGGCTGTCTCAGCCTCTACGTCTA GGGAGCCACTGTATGGCAAACAACTGTACCAAGCTGTAAAGAGGAATGATGAAGAGGAGCTGAGCAAAGTGTTGCAGTCTGG GACAGTGAATGTGAATATTTGTGTCGAACTGGGACTCACACCTCTCATGGTGGCCGCCCAGAAAGGTTTTAGCAG GATGGTCCATAAACTGGTAGAGCACGGTGCTGATATTCACATGAAGAATGGCAGTGGTAAAGACGC CCTGATGATGGCCTGTTTTGCTGGGCATTTGGATATTGTGAAGTACCTGCGCGAGTTTGGGGCTACATGGCAGTCTCGGGACATGTGTGGCTTGACTCCTCTCCACTGGGCTACAGATGGGGAACATCTTCCTGTCATAGACTACATGATTCAGGATGGCTGTGAG CTGGATGTGATGGATGTGTCTCAGTGGACTCCTCTCATGAGAGTGTCAGTAGTGACCGGAAACGCCGCCGTGGCCTCACTTCTTATCCAGGCCGGAGCTGACGTCAATGTCCGAGACAAACACGGAAAGACACCACTTATG GTAGCTGTGCTAAACAATCATGAGCAGCTGGTGAAGCTCCTGCTGGATAGTGGCGCTGACCGGCATGTGAAAAATGAc TTTGGATCAGGTTTAGCAGAAATGGCCAAAGCTTTTGGAAATCAG AACATCATCGACTTGTTGGAGGGAAGGAAGACTCTTTAG